The Candidatus Eisenbacteria bacterium genomic sequence TGGCGGGATCCTTCTCTGTTACCTGCTGAACCGCGTTCAGTTCGAGCCAGGGAGGACCCTGAATGCCTCCCTGTGGGATCAGCTCGCGGGCGGGTGGAGGCTGGGCTCCATGGAGATCGGATCCCCGATCGTCTGGATCACCCTCGTTTCCGAGGGAGCCCTCCTCTTTGTTGCGGCACAGACAGGCTTCGTCGACGGTCCTCGCACGCTCGCCGCCATGGCCGTCGACGAATGGGTCCCCCGTCGGTTCAAGAACCTCTCGGACCGCCTCGTGACGCAGAATGGAGTGCTGACGATGGGCACTGCCACCGGCGTGGTGTTGTGGTACACGCGGGGCGCGGTCGAGCTGCTGGTCGTCATGTATTCGATCAATGTGTTTCTGACATTCACGCTCAGCCAAACCGGCATGGCGCTCCATTGGGCCAAGGCGCGAGGCCACGAACGCCACTGGCGCCGGCGGCTGATCGTGGCTTCCCTAGGCGCGCTGGTCACCGGGATGATTCTCTCCATCATGATCGCCCTCAAGTTCCTCGAAGGAGGCTGGGTCACGCTGCTCGCCACGGGCGGATTGATCGGCGTCTGCTTCGCGGTCAGGGGACACTACAACGACGTCCGCCGGCACCTCACCGCCCTCGATGAAACCCTGCTCGATCTCCCCCTTCCGGCCGCTGCCGAGGTTCCCAGGCGATCACCGACCAGCGCCACCGCGATCATGCTGGTCGAGTCCTACAGCGGGCTCGGGGTCCACACGTTTCTCTGGATCCATCGCCTCTTCCCCGAACAGTTCAAGAACTTCGTCTTCGTCTCCGTGGGACTCGTCGACTCCGCCCAGTTCAAAGGAGTCCAGGAGCTCGGCGCCCTCGAAGGGCGCGTGCGTGAGGATCTCGAGAAGTACGTCCATCTGGCCCACCGGCTCGGGTGCTACGCGGAATACCGCTACGCCCTTGGAACCGATGTTCCTCTGGAGCTGGAGGGCATTTGCACGGCTCTCGCGGGAGAGTTCCCTAGCCCCACCGTGTTTGCGGGAAGGCTGGTGTTTCAGCGGGAGTTACTGATTACCCGCTCCCTTCACGACCAGACGGCCCATTCCCTCCAGCGCCGGCTCCTCTTTCATGGGATCCCGGTCATCATTCTGCCTGTGCGGGTATGGGATATCGCGAGCGTCGGCTGATTTCCGGCAGCGAACCATCGGTGCCCGCGGCGCTAGTGCGCTCCGTCGTGAATCGAGGGCGATGAAGCGCTAGTACGCCAGTTGTACCGCGCCTTTTCCGGCGGCAGCCAATTGGGAAGCGGCATCAGCAAGTAGTCGGAGAGGGCCGTAAGGTAGGGCGTATACAGTCGTCGGAGGTCTCGGAACCGGGCATCGGCTTCGGGTCCTTGCTCCAACGGTAGGCCCGCCGCTTCGAGCCAGGCGCGCAATCCCGCGATCCGCTCGGTCTCGCCGCCGGCGCTTCCTTCATCCCGAGGCTTCAGCCGAAATACCTGACTTACGTCGACCAGGGTGTGGCGGCAGATCGCGAAGGTGAGCCGCGCCTGGAACGGGTCGACGCCCTTCACCCAAGCGCCGGCAAGGGCCGAGGCATCCAAAATGGCGCAGAGCGACGCTAGCCACGACTGGTTGTCGTGCTGCGAGCGGAAGAAGGCGAGCGTTGGGTACGAGAGGTGGCTCTCGAGGATCTCGGCCGCCGTCAGCTCCCAATCCCGGAACAGTCGATCCAGCTCGCCGCCGGGATTTCCGCTCTCGAACGCACGCTTCAAGATGAGGCCGGCGGCGGGCGGCGATCCCGCCCACTGATCGAGCATCGTGATCCGGGCCTCCCGCCGGGAGAAGAACTGGTAGAGAACCGGCACGTACGCGATCACGAGCGCGAGGAATCCGAAGCCTATTCCCGCCTCCAGCACGGTGAGCACGCGAGCGAATTGCGTCATCGGGACGACGTCGCCGAGCCCCAGCGTGAAGAAGGTAGTGCCGCTCATGTAGAGGTCTTTTCCAAAACCGGCGACCCCGCTGGGCGCCGCGAGGTGCGATCCGACCGCCCAGTGAAGCAACGCGAAGCCCAGGATGAGCCCCGCGGCCCAGACGCTGAAGAGCCCGAGGAGCGACAACTGCGCGTAGAAGCTGAGGAACAATTCACGATCGTTTCGGGCGCGGATCCCCCGGGAAAGCCTCCTCCACACCCTCCAGATACTCCGGAGCACCAGGCGCGAGACGCGGATGTCCCCCGGAAGTCTACGCGGGAGCAAAATGGTCTCGTACGCGTCCCACAAGAGGATCGCGAGAAGGAAAACGCCGAGCGCTCCCGTGAGCGTCGTGATTAGGCTCATCGCTTCGCGTGGGACTCCGTCGTCTTGTCGAGAGCGGCGCGGAGCCCTTCCGCGAGAGCCCTGGTGGAGCCCACTCCCCAGTAGTGAAGAAAGACGATCCTCGGTTCCTCTCCTGTCATGTGTTGATGGATCGCAACGATGTTGATCCCCGCGGCTCGCAGTGCCTTCAACACGCCCTGCAATTCGGATTCGAGCATCGCGAAGTCGCCATCCACGACCGAATGATCGTCAGTTCCCACAAAGGCTGCCCATGTATTCACGCCCATCGTGTTACCCATGAGATGACCGTGCATTTGGGTCGTTCTTCCCACGACGACCTTGTAGACCCCGTCATTCAGGCTTCCCTTTTCGCGCAGTGCCGCGTCGATCTTGGACGGGTCCAGCGTGGTCTTCGAGGGGTCGAGGTCGGAGGCCGGGGTATCCCCCTTGCCGCCTCCGGTGTCCTTGATCTTCGCGAACACAAATCCGACGGCCGCGGCGAGCTTCGCCTCGTCGCCCATGCCGCCGATATGCATGAACATCACCCTCGGGCTGTCCCAGAGGAAGTGATTATGGAGAGCGGTGACCTCCAGCCCGTTGTCGAGCGCCACGCTCATGACCGGATTGACCTGATCTTCGAGCAGGACCATGTCACCCATGACCACCGTATTGCTGCCTATACGCTTGAATGAGGCCCATGACGTCAGGCCCATCGGCGGTGTCATTCGCACCCCTGCAACCCTGATGTCCAGGTCCGCGCGCGGAACCGACACCTTAAAGACGCCCTCGTCGTCGAGTTTTCCTCTCGCTCCGGTCAGCTCTTCGATTCGGGCCGTGTCTGGCCGCGTCGTCTCGTGGGCTGGGGCTCCCGCCGCACTCGAGACCGCTGCAATCAAAATGAATGCCGGTGCGAGCAATGCTGCTTTCATGGTGCCTCCACTGGGCTCGCTACGGAACAACATCGAAAACACGAATCTCGGACTGCTGGGAAGCATGGTGAGGCACCGCGACGAAGAGCCGTTGGCGTTCCGGAACGAAGAGCGCGGTTCGGGCTCCCGGCGCCGTCGGGACCCTGGCGATCACACGGAGCCCACCGAGGTTAGCAGGCTCCAGCACATCGACGAATCCTGCGCCGCACGCGACGTACAGACGTTCGCGCCGCGCCTCGTAGAACATATCATCGGGGTCGCCATCGACGGGTACTGCTTCTAGAGTTCGCCCGGACCGGGTGTCCAGGACCACGACCGCCGCGGGAGTGCGGCAGCCCACGAATAAGCGATGCCCTGGATCGTCAAGCTCCATGGGGTAGTTCGCGCGATAGGCCCCGAGCTTCCACGTCGCGATGACCTGGCCGCTCGCGCGGTCCGCGACAGCAACCTGACTGGCATCCGGGATGTTTACGAATATTCTGGCACCGTCCCGTTCGAGCTGGAACGACTCGGGATGACCGGCAAGCGCGACGTTGCCCAGGCTGTCGCCTGTCCGAGCGTCGACGATCCCGACCGCGCCGCCGCCGTATCCCACGTAGATTCGATTCGCCTTTGCGTCGTACCGGATGTTGTCGGCGTCGCCGGAGAAGCGCAGAGTTCGCAAATGATGAAACGTCGCCCCGTCGACCATGTCGCACGTGCCGTCGCCGCCGTTGGAAACGAAGAGGCGTGTGGGAATGTTCGTGAAACCGAGACCCTGTGGCTCGCGGAACCCACGAAGACTCCGTTCCCGCCTTCCCGACCGAAGGTCGACAACCTCAACCGTCCCATTTCCGAGCGCGGCGACGAAGAGCCGCTCTCCCTGGGGATCGACCGCCATATGGTCAATGCGACCTTCGACCCCGGCGAGCGGGACAGACTGAACGAGCCGCAATGGGTTTTCGTCCCGCGCCGCGGCTGCCGGCATGCCGCAGCATAGGAAGCTGAGGGCCAGGCACAGGGTGATTCGGCTCACTACCGCAATTCCACGTGGGCGAACACCATCCCCGACGTCGGATTGCTTCCGTAGACGTCCTGGATCTCTTGGGGCACCAACGAGAGCGTACCGAGAACTCCCAGGCCCGCGGCCAGGTGTTGATTCCTCCAGAAGTCATACCGGTAGCCAAGACTCAGCTCACCCACGTCGAATGCTTCCCCGCTCCGCGAATCGCCCTCCGGGAAAAGCTCGTTCTTCTCGACACGCTCCGCGCGCGCAAACAGCGTGTGCTTCTCTTGAAGCTGTACCGCGGCCTCGGCGGTGAAGGCGTCGAGAATGGGACCGGGGCGACTGCGGTTTCGACCCCAGGCCACGGTCGTCTCCCACCGCCCACCCGTCCAGGCCCCCGCGTACATCGCTGATGCCGTGGTGCGGTCGACGTTCACCTCGGGCTCGAGCTGCTCGGGGCTCATCAATCGACCGTAGCTCACCTGGAATGCCCATGCCGGCGCGGGATTGAGCGACAGGCGGAAGGAGTGGGAGTCCAGCTTAGGCGACTCGATGTCGTAGCGGTTCTGATCGGGCTCGCGGCCGCGGAACGCCGACGCCTCGATCTTAGCGCCTCCCACCACCGCTCCCGCCGTCAGAACGCCGAAGGTGATGTGGGAGGAGTCGAGCCAGTGGTGCGTGATGGGAGCCTGCGGGATGTTCGAGCCCGAGAAGCGGTGCATGAACGCCGGAGGCCCCAGCGCGGGCTCACCCGGAAGGCCGCCGTAGACGAAGAGCGACCGGTTCCCCCTCGCGATGCTGTAGGTGGCCGCGAGCTCCATGAAGAGATCATGAGGATGCTGCCGGTCGATCAGATGGGTTCGGCCGTTCGCCGTCTCTCCTGTCTGAAGCAAGAGCGGATAGCCTTCCTTCCCGATCGTCGTGGGTTCCAAGGAAACCATCGCCCGGAAACCTAGCGTGCCGGGACCAGCCGGCCGCTGCGCCATGCCCATGAGCATGTTCGAGCTGAAGACCTTATCGTCCCCGCGCGCGCCGCCCTGCTTGTCGTACACCACGTCCGCCATGCCGTGAAGCATGAGCACCCACGATCCCCTCATTTCGTGAATGCCATGGTGACCCGCTCGGTCGGGTTGCCAGGCCGTCCCCGAAGCCTCGCGAGACATGGAATAAGGACCGTACAGACCGTTCATCGCCATCTCGTGATCATTGCCCATCGCCGCCATGTCATGCCCCATCGCGGACATGTCGTGGTGGTGAGCCGTAGCCGAGGTGTCGACTTGCGCCGACGCGGGTTGTGTCAGGGCCAAGCCAGCGGCTAGGACGTACGCCATCCGCCAAAGTAAATGATCCAGCATGTCTGCCTCCAATGTATTGCTTTGAGTCACGCGTTCCCGGGAAAGTGGAGAGTGCTGCGGAATTTCTAAGTGCGGAGAACCGCGGACCCCATCCACCAACCGTGACGGCGACCAGCCACCGACGCAAGGCATTTCTCGCCTAGCCTCGGGGGCACCGGAAACCGCTGGCCACGGCTTCCCCCAAGAGCAAAACGGGCCGGGAAAATTGCCCGGCCCGCTTCGGTTCCATCATGGATCTCGCTACATCAACAAGCTCCCCGTGCGGAGCAGATACGCTAGCTTTGTCCGCTGGTCCGGGTTCAGCAGGGCGTGGAGTCGATCCACGGACTCGACCACCTTCCGCTGTACGTGCTCGGCGCTCTTCGTTCGCAGCGCCGCGGCCTCGTCCGCCTTCGCGCGATCGAATACCTCGCCCTCGGCGGCTTCGGCAAGCAAGCTCACGGCGCGACGGTCATCCACCTCCGCCTGCGCCCGCTCGATCTTCAGCTGATCCAGGATCGCGGCGAGCTGTTTCATTTGCGGCTCGTCGAGCTGAAGCTTCCACGCCAGGAAACGGAGTGGACGGCGGACGCCGAGGCCCGGCGAATGCCCGAAGCCTGGGAAGTGGTGGTGCTCGAAGTGGGTGAACGGGTGGCTCGCGCCCCAGTTACGGGGACCGCAGTGGGCGCGCGCCATAAACACGGCGGGACGGCACATAGGTTGTTCCTCCTCGCGCCGGGGTTGGATAACGCCCGGCGGGTCGTCAAGACGCGGGCACCATACCTCGCGTCCCAATAAATATAGCATACTAATGTCGATTCCGGGCCCCTCCAGGGAGGTACCCATTACCGCCGGCCGTCGCGCTCCAGTGTCGTGAAGGTTCTCGAAACCCAGCGCCTGATCGTCCGGCGCTTCTCTCTCGAAGACGCCGCGTTCGCCCTCGAGCTGGTGAACGATTCGGCGTGGCTCCAGTACATCGGCGATCGCAAGGTGAGAACGCTCGCGGACGCCCGTGCCTACCTTCGCAAGGGCGCGCTCGACATGTACGATCGCGTCGGTTTTGGCATGTTCGTGGTGACGCTGAAGAGCTCCGGGGAGCCGATCGGGACCTGCGGCCTCATCAAGCGGGACTCGCTGGACGATGTCGATATCGGATTCGCGTTCCTGCCGGGATTTCGAGGCCAGGGATTTGCTCTCGAGTCCGCCGCCGCGGTCCTCGACTACGGCCGCCGCTCCCTCGGCCTCACGCGGATCGTCGCGATCGTCTCCCCCGCCAACCGCCGCTCCATTGCGATTCTCGAGAAGATCGGCCTCAAGTACGAGCGGATGATGAAGCTCCCCGGAGAGGACGAGGAGATTTCTCTGTACGGCTACGAGACTGCGGATGCCGGGAGCTGATCGATCATCTTCTGCACGTGGGCCAGCTCGTCCCGATTGATGGTGTGCCCTAGCGCCGGATAGATGCGGAGCTCCACCTCCCCGCCGATTCGCGTGAGCTCCGCGCCCGACTCCTCGACCCGCTCGCGCGGGATGTGCGGATCGGTGTCGCTGCAGCCGAGAAAGACCGGCGTCCGGTCCAGAGAGCCCGTGAAATTCCACCGCCGGCCGGGCGGTCCGATGAGGCCCGCCGAGAGGCCCGCGACTCCACCCCAGCGCCGGGCAAACCGGCCAGCGAACTCCACGACCAGGCAACCGCCCTGAGAGAATCCAAGCAGGATCTGCCGCTCGGCAGGGATGCCCCGAAGGCCCAGCTCATCCACGATCGCTCCAAGAAGCGCGATGGCCGACGAAAGATGGGGCTCGTTCTGCTCGAGCGGAGCGAGGAAAGTATACGGATACCAGGTGGACCCCGCGGCTTGGGCAGCGACGAAGGCGAATCCTGCCGCGCTCCATTCCTCCCGCAGCATCAGGATGTCCTCGGCTGATGCCCCTCGACCGTGCACCAGGACCATCGCCGCCCGAGCTTCCTTGAGGGGCGTGCCCGCCGTCCGGATGATCGCATCACCGTGGGGAGGAGGAACCTCACTACTCAGAGTGAGGCGGTCCCTGCGCTCGTTCATCGCGCGAAGGGTAGCTCAGAAATCCACCGGCGGGGGTGAGAGTCTCGAACCGTTGGGTCGCCTACGCGATACCGGTCGCCGATGCCTTCAGAACATCGCGCAGCTTCTCCAACAGCGCGTCAGCGTTGAATGGCTTCTGGATGAACGCGACGCGCGGGCCGAGGAGCGAGCCCAAAGCTTCCACGTTCTTTCCAACATACCCCGACATCAGCAGCATGGGCAGATTGGGCCGGATCTTTGCCACTCGACGGGCCAGCTCTCGCCCGTTCAGGTTCGGCATGACGACGTCCGTGACGACGGCGTCAATCACCGAACCGTCATTCTCGAGCATGGTCAAGGCCATTTCTCCGTTGTTCGCCTCAACCACGGTGTAGCCGTGGAGTCTTAATATCTCGCTCACCAAGCCGCGCAGCGAAGCATCATCGTCGACGACGAGAATCGCCTCCGTACCCCGGGCCGGCTGTGCGTGCGAAGCCGTGGACTTCGAGACTTCCTGACCGGCCGAGACCCTGGGGAAGTGGATCCGGAACGTTGTTCCTTGGCCCAGTTCGCTTTGAACCGCGATGTGACCTTCGCTTTGCTTCACGATCCCGTGCACGGTCGAGAGCCCAAGGCCGGTGCCTCTCCCGAGCTCCTTCGTTGTGAAAAAAGGCTCGAAGATCCGCGATGACGTCTTGGCGTCCATTCCGGAGCCGGTATCGGAAACCGTCAGAAGGACGTACGAGCCGGACGGAATCTCGGATCGGTCTCTGATCTCGACGTTCTCGGTCTCTATGGTGATCCGCCCCCCATCGGGCATCGCGTCACGAGCGTTGACGATTAGGTTCAATAGCACCTGCTCCACTTGGCCGGCGTCCGCCCGGAGCTGCCCCAACCCCTCGGCTGGCCGGAACCGAAGGTCGATGTCGGCGCCCAGAAGCCGGCTGAGCATCTTCTCCACGCCCTCGATGACCTCGTTCAGGTCGAGGACCCGAGGCTCCAGAACTTGCTGGCGGCTGAAGGCGAGTAATTGCCGGGTCAGATTGGCGGCCCGCTCGCCGGCTTTCACGACCTCCGCGAGATCACGCAGCACCGGATGTCCCGCCTGCAGTCGTGCTTGTGCGAGTTGGCAGTAGCCCGAGATCACGGTCAGCAGGTTGTTGAAATCGTGCGCCACACCGGCCGCCAGGAGGCCCATGGCCTCCATTTTTTGAGCCTGCTGAAACTGTCGCTCGAGCTGCTTGAGCTCGGTCACGTCCCGCATCGTGATCACGGCGCCAAGCTTCTCCCCGCCGTCATCGATGATCGGCTGACCGCTGACCACCATCACGTGCGCGGCGCCCTCCCGGTGGCGGATCGTGATCTCCGCATGGCGCAGATGCTCGCCCTGCAGGGCGCGATGAAGCGGGATCTCCTCGGTGGTGAGGGGAGTCTCTCCGTCGGCCTGGTAGAGCTTGTATTGGCTCGCCCACTGCTCCGGGGGTATCGACTGCTCCTCCAGGCCGTGCAGCTCCCGGGTCGCGCGGTTGAAGAGCGTGAGCGTCCCATCCTGGTCGCAGGCCACGACGCCGGCATCAAGACTGTCAAGCAGGGCTCGGAGGAATTTGCGCTCGCGTTCGAGAGTCACCTCAGTCTGGTGCCGGGTCTTCCGCTCGTTGGCTTCCTCCACGGCGCGCCGCACCGCCGGCGCCAGACGAGTGAGACGACTCTTCAACACATAGTCGGTTGCCCCGCCGCGCAGGCTCTCGATCGCGGCTTCCTCGCCCATCGTTCCCGAGACGAGGATGAACGGCGTGTTGGGCTGAACGCGGGAGGCGATCGCCAGCGCCGAGAGCCCGTCGAAGCCGGGTAGTCCGTAATCGGAGAGGATGAGATCGATATCTGCCCGCTCCAGCGCGCGGACGAACTCATCCTTGGTGGAAACGCTCGCGACCTCGCAGTGGACGCCCTGCTGCTTCAGGGTCGCGCGGACGATCAATTTGTCGTTCGGATCGTCCTCGAGGTGGACGATTTGTAGCGGTCGTTCCACGGCGTCACTCATGCCGCCGCCTCGTTCAGAGCAACGGCCGAGGCACGAGGAAAGGCCACATAGAACGTCGCGCCGCAGTCCACCGCTCCTTCCGCCCAGGTCCGTCCGCCATGCCGGTGGATGACACGCCGGACCGTCGCGAGGCCGATGCCGGTTCCTTCAAACTCCTCGTCGCTGTGGAGCCGCTGGAATACGCCGAACAGCTTGTGCGCGTAGGCCATGTCGAAACCGACTCCATTGTCCCGGACGTAGAGGACCAGTTCGTCCTCGGACTCGCGGTTCCCCACCTCGATCCGGGCACTTGCGGCGTGGCCCGTGTACTTGACCGCATTCGCGAGCAGATTGGTGAACACGACCCGTAGCATCCGTTCGTCGCCGTGAATCGTCGGCAGTCCGTTGATCTGCCATTCGATCCCTCTTCCGTTCGTCTCCGCAGCGAGAGTCTCCCGCACCTCGGTCACCAGCCGGCCGAGATCAACGATCGTGTTCTGCATTTGGGTTCGGCTCATCCGCGAAAACGAGAGCAAGTCGTCGATCAGCTGCCCCATCTCCTTCGCGGAGCTGCCAATGGCATCCAGGTAGCGCCGCGCGGTCTCATCGAGATTCGCGCGGGCGTGGCGCGCCAGGAGATCGGCGAATCCATTGATGTGGCGGAGGGGCGCTCGAAGGTCGTGGGATACGGAATAGCTGAAGGCTTCGAGCTCCTTGTTCGCGGCTTCCAGGTCCTCCGTGCGCCGGCGGATTCCTTCGTTCAGTCGCCCCATCTCCCGATCGGCTTCCTTGCGGGCGGTGATGTCCTCTGAAATCCCGAGCAGGTAGTGCGCCACTCCCTGCGAATCGAGAATCGGGACCTTCTTGGTGTGAAGGATCCTCGTTCCGCCCGACGCCGTCTGTACCGGTTCCTCGGGAATGTCCAGCAGCTCCTGGCTCGAGAGGACCGACCGGTCCTTCGCGGTGAAGAAATCGGCTTGCTCCCTGGGGAAGAGGTCGTAATCGTTTCTTCCGATGAGCTTCTCCCGCGCGATGCCGAGCAGCTCCTCGCCGGCCCGGTTCATCCGCACGAATCTCAGCTCCTCGGCGTCCTTCACGAAGACCATGGTCGGCAGGTTCTCAAAGATCGAGTCGAGGAACAGCCGCATGCGCTCGACCTCGAGCTCCGCACGCCGCTTGCCGCTGAGATCGACGATGAACGCGACCACCTCGCCGTCCGAGCCGGGGACGCTCGCGGCCCCGACGAGCGCGGGCACGCGGGTGCCGTCCGGGCGCATGTACTCCTTCTCGAAGGGCGTCGCGATATCGCGCTCGGCGAGCTCGCGAATCGCCGTTTCGGTCCTGCTGAGCCACTCCGGCGGAGTGACCAGTTCGGTGCGGAACGGTAGATCTTCCGGGCGGCGCCCAATCATGGCGAGGAACGCAGCGTTGGCCTCGGTGATCAAGCCGTCCCGGTTCGCGGTGAGCACTCCGACGAGGTTCGAGTGGAGGAAGAGAGTCTGACGCTCGAGGCTTCTCTTGAGCGCCTCGTCGGACCGGGCCCGCTCGCGGTCCGCCTCATCCAGACGTCGCCCGGTCACAGCCACAAGCCAGACCAGAATGCCGACGATGACCAACATCAGAAGCCCGGTCCCAATTTCCAATCCGAACAAGCCTGCCCGCTGGCCCAGTATCCGGAGCCAGCCGAGGAGCAGGGGCAGGAGGATGGCGCTAGGAAGCACACGTCTCGCCAGGACGCCGCCCGGTGAGTTGCTCAACACGAGCCCGCAGAGCCCCCGGTCGGGTCGGGACACGAGCATCGCCGTTCCGAGCAGAAGAAACGCCACCGAGCTGTTGAACGCCATGAGGCCGTGGAGCGGAGAGGCGGCGTAGATGTAGCCGATGAGCGCCATCAGCGAGACCGCCAAACCGGCGAGGGCTAAGGGCCCGCCCGGGCTCCAGCGGCGGCCCGGGCGGAAGTCGAGCAGGAGGAGGCCCGCGCCGTTGCAGACGCACGCGAACGACGAGAAGAAACCCATTCGGGAGGGGACCGGCGAAGCAAGGACTTGTGAACGAAGGATTACTTGGTCCAGATGCAGCTCGATTCCGAAGATGATCGAGAGGAGCCGAACCGCCCCGATTCCCACGAGGAGGGCGGCGCATCCCTGAGCCGATCTCTTCGTGAGTCGTCCCGGGTGCGACCGCCGCAGGAACCAAAGTGACACGGCCGCGAGGAGTATGCAGACGGCCGTCAACGGGTTCATCGCCGGGTTCCCGGGCAGAACATCGGTCAGGGCGAGGGTCCCGGTCTGCCAACCGACCAGGGCCAAGGCGGCGATGGCAAAGGCGCTCACGCAGGCGGCGCCGCTCATCGTCTCTAGGAGCGAATTCAAACGGGGTCCGGGACGCGTCATCCTCAATCTCCTGGGGGGGTTCGCTCAAAAGTATCGACCAGGCCGAGACCTGACTTGAGCCTGCCGTGGTGCGGGTGGGGAGGGGGTTGGCGGCTGTCGGATGGCGGCCGGAGGGCCGGCTGGGCGCCTACACCCGGCCCATGAGCCTCAAGTATTCCCTATCCCATGCGGCAGGAATGCTTTCCCGGGGCGAGTAGGGGCCGGGGGTGTAGCGGCGGGAGCCGACGCCTAGCTGGCTGCGCTCCACGATGTCCCAATCCTGGCGGTTCGTGAGGTCCCAGAACTCGATCGCGTCTTGAATGTTGTTCTTGGGATCGGCAACGGTGTCGGGATGGAACAGCCACTCCGATTCCACGCGCGTCCGGTTCGACGCGACCGGGTGGACGAGGTAGTAATTGACGTAGTCGGGGTGGAGGCTGAGCAGCAGATTCGGCATCAGCGTGTAGTAGTAGGCGCGCCGTCGATCCGACTCCGGAATGTCGCCGCTCACGATCCGGCCGCACGCGCGGCCGCTCATCGTCGCGCTCACGTTCGGCGGCTTGATCTCCATGTACCCGCCGAGAAACGGCCCCTCGGTGAGGTCGTTCGCGCCGCTCTGGTACGGTAGCACCGTGGCGAGCTTCGGATGGATGGTCGGACAGTGGAGGCACTCGGAGTAGTTCTGGAACACGAGCTTCCAGTTCGCCCCGACGTCGTAGACGGCACGATGTCCCACCTGAAGCCTTTCCAGACCGAAACGATCGAGGCGGCCCCGCATCGGTGCCCAGACCTTCTCGAACGGCTCGGGGTCGCGCGCGATGTTCACGAAGAGGAATCCCCCCCATTCCGCGAGAGCAGCCGCGTGGAGCGGGTATTCGCCCCTATCGAATCCTTCCACCTCCTGCATTCCCGGGGCGCCGACGAGGGCACCGTCGAGGGCATACGTCCAGGCGTGGTAGGGACACTGGATCGCCGCGTTGAAATGGCCCGAGTCCTCGCGGCAGATCCGCGTGCCGCGGTGCCTGCAGACATTGAAGAACGCGCGCGGAGTCCCCTTCCCGTCGCGCAAAACGACGATCGACTCCCCGGCGATCTCGCGCACGAAGTAATCGCCGGGCTTCTCGAGGCGGGAGGCGCGGCCGACGCAATTCCAGGTCTTCGCGAAGAGGCGCTCCATCTCGT encodes the following:
- a CDS encoding PAS domain S-box protein, whose product is MTRPGPRLNSLLETMSGAACVSAFAIAALALVGWQTGTLALTDVLPGNPAMNPLTAVCILLAAVSLWFLRRSHPGRLTKRSAQGCAALLVGIGAVRLLSIIFGIELHLDQVILRSQVLASPVPSRMGFFSSFACVCNGAGLLLLDFRPGRRWSPGGPLALAGLAVSLMALIGYIYAASPLHGLMAFNSSVAFLLLGTAMLVSRPDRGLCGLVLSNSPGGVLARRVLPSAILLPLLLGWLRILGQRAGLFGLEIGTGLLMLVIVGILVWLVAVTGRRLDEADRERARSDEALKRSLERQTLFLHSNLVGVLTANRDGLITEANAAFLAMIGRRPEDLPFRTELVTPPEWLSRTETAIRELAERDIATPFEKEYMRPDGTRVPALVGAASVPGSDGEVVAFIVDLSGKRRAELEVERMRLFLDSIFENLPTMVFVKDAEELRFVRMNRAGEELLGIAREKLIGRNDYDLFPREQADFFTAKDRSVLSSQELLDIPEEPVQTASGGTRILHTKKVPILDSQGVAHYLLGISEDITARKEADREMGRLNEGIRRRTEDLEAANKELEAFSYSVSHDLRAPLRHINGFADLLARHARANLDETARRYLDAIGSSAKEMGQLIDDLLSFSRMSRTQMQNTIVDLGRLVTEVRETLAAETNGRGIEWQINGLPTIHGDERMLRVVFTNLLANAVKYTGHAASARIEVGNRESEDELVLYVRDNGVGFDMAYAHKLFGVFQRLHSDEEFEGTGIGLATVRRVIHRHGGRTWAEGAVDCGATFYVAFPRASAVALNEAAA
- a CDS encoding aromatic ring-hydroxylating dioxygenase subunit alpha, which encodes MTEFRPTATTYREGSKTLPGVLYTAPAILADEMERLFAKTWNCVGRASRLEKPGDYFVREIAGESIVVLRDGKGTPRAFFNVCRHRGTRICREDSGHFNAAIQCPYHAWTYALDGALVGAPGMQEVEGFDRGEYPLHAAALAEWGGFLFVNIARDPEPFEKVWAPMRGRLDRFGLERLQVGHRAVYDVGANWKLVFQNYSECLHCPTIHPKLATVLPYQSGANDLTEGPFLGGYMEIKPPNVSATMSGRACGRIVSGDIPESDRRRAYYYTLMPNLLLSLHPDYVNYYLVHPVASNRTRVESEWLFHPDTVADPKNNIQDAIEFWDLTNRQDWDIVERSQLGVGSRRYTPGPYSPRESIPAAWDREYLRLMGRV